The following are encoded in a window of Saccharothrix longispora genomic DNA:
- a CDS encoding putative bifunctional diguanylate cyclase/phosphodiesterase: protein MVDDALSSPGQAGVRRITELTELFAWLACVAFTVQLVLVGSGLARIPLALLVVGVLASWWLRPDGDPWWTTGVEAVAACGAVLVLPNTEPAIGFLFAVVVRRALRGDAVLLPVKSVPVLLGYLTGVGAWVVLEPVEATGPLLASTLLPLVGLTIVSLALHEIVRSARRLEAAHRTVEAVIRASPVGLVLLDGDGAPTLHNDRARRLFDWPEGRPGRVPCPHGPDITACGRGCRGADDPVEVDVERPDGTTAVLAVQAVPVDHVPDRHTLVTALDVSKRRHWEDALRSRVERDELTGLAGRTHFLHLVDDALRSGEAVGLLVIDLDGFKEVNDAEGHEAGDWYLVSAAERIGRAVGPVATAARLGGDEFAVLAPGHDVRESARLATRVLSELARPLTGLGHDTVIRASVGISVSQPGLGTADLLRDADTAMYVAKREGGARIRLFRPEMGERVLARQRDKADLRSAVADGQLVLHYQPIVDLSTGRATGAETLVRWQRPGHGLLGPGEFIGLAEETGLIVPLGNKVLAGACEQAMRWREQGRALGVTVNVSTRQLSAPAFLPSLDRVLKTSGLPPERLTVEVTESVWADEAAMRGLMDVRETGVRVALDDFGTGYSSLSYLQRYPFDVVKIDKSFTGNLDDAGRTAGVVRCIIDLAEVLGAHTVAEGIETQEQADWLRAAGCDYAQGYLFGRPDLAENWDAQPSVAR, encoded by the coding sequence GTGGTCGATGACGCCCTGTCATCACCCGGACAGGCCGGTGTGCGCCGGATCACCGAGCTGACCGAGCTGTTCGCGTGGCTCGCCTGCGTGGCCTTCACCGTCCAGCTCGTCCTGGTCGGCTCCGGCCTCGCGCGCATCCCGCTGGCGCTGCTCGTGGTCGGCGTCCTCGCCTCCTGGTGGCTGCGGCCGGACGGCGACCCGTGGTGGACGACGGGTGTGGAGGCCGTGGCCGCGTGCGGCGCGGTGCTGGTGCTGCCCAACACCGAACCCGCCATCGGGTTCCTGTTCGCGGTCGTCGTGCGGCGCGCCCTGCGCGGCGACGCGGTGCTGCTGCCGGTCAAGTCCGTGCCCGTGCTGCTGGGCTACCTCACCGGCGTCGGCGCGTGGGTGGTCCTCGAACCGGTCGAGGCCACCGGACCGCTCCTCGCCTCGACCCTGCTGCCCCTGGTGGGCCTCACGATCGTGTCCCTGGCGCTGCACGAGATCGTCCGCTCCGCGCGCCGCCTCGAAGCCGCCCACCGCACCGTCGAGGCCGTCATCCGCGCCAGCCCCGTCGGCCTCGTGCTGCTCGACGGCGACGGCGCGCCCACCCTGCACAACGACCGGGCCCGCCGCCTGTTCGACTGGCCCGAGGGCCGGCCCGGCCGCGTGCCCTGCCCGCACGGCCCGGACATCACCGCCTGCGGCCGGGGCTGCCGCGGCGCCGACGACCCCGTCGAGGTCGACGTCGAGCGCCCCGACGGCACCACCGCCGTGCTGGCCGTGCAGGCCGTGCCCGTGGACCACGTGCCGGACCGGCACACCCTGGTCACCGCGCTGGACGTGAGCAAGCGCCGTCACTGGGAGGACGCGCTGCGCTCCCGCGTCGAGCGCGACGAGCTGACCGGCCTCGCCGGCCGCACCCACTTCCTGCACCTCGTCGACGACGCGCTGCGCTCCGGTGAGGCCGTCGGCCTGCTCGTCATCGACCTCGACGGGTTCAAGGAGGTCAACGACGCCGAGGGGCACGAGGCGGGCGACTGGTACCTGGTCTCCGCCGCCGAGCGCATCGGCCGCGCCGTCGGCCCCGTGGCCACCGCGGCCCGCCTGGGCGGCGACGAGTTCGCCGTCCTCGCGCCCGGCCACGACGTGCGCGAGTCCGCCCGCCTGGCGACCCGCGTGCTGTCCGAACTGGCCCGACCGCTCACCGGCCTCGGTCACGACACCGTGATCCGCGCCAGCGTCGGCATCTCCGTGTCGCAGCCCGGCCTCGGCACCGCCGACCTGCTGCGCGACGCCGACACCGCGATGTACGTGGCCAAGCGCGAGGGCGGCGCGCGCATCCGCCTGTTCCGGCCGGAGATGGGGGAGCGGGTGCTGGCCCGGCAGCGCGACAAGGCCGACCTGCGCTCCGCCGTCGCCGACGGGCAGCTCGTGCTGCACTACCAGCCGATCGTGGACCTCTCGACCGGCCGGGCGACCGGCGCGGAGACCCTGGTGCGCTGGCAGCGCCCCGGCCACGGCCTGCTCGGCCCCGGCGAGTTCATCGGCCTGGCCGAGGAGACCGGCCTCATCGTGCCGCTGGGCAACAAGGTCCTCGCGGGCGCCTGCGAGCAGGCGATGCGGTGGCGTGAGCAGGGCCGCGCGCTGGGGGTCACGGTGAACGTGTCCACCCGCCAGCTCTCCGCGCCCGCGTTCCTGCCCTCGCTGGACCGCGTGCTCAAGACCTCCGGCCTGCCGCCGGAGCGGCTCACCGTCGAGGTCACCGAGTCCGTGTGGGCCGACGAGGCCGCCATGCGGGGGCTGATGGACGTCCGCGAGACCGGCGTGCGCGTCGCCCTGGACGACTTCGGCACGGGCTACTCGTCGCTGAGCTACCTCCAGCGCTACCCGTTCGACGTCGTCAAGATCGACAAGTCGTTCACCGGCAACCTCGACGACGCCGGTCGCACCGCCGGGGTGGTGCGCTGCATCATCGACCTCGCCGAGGTGCTCGGCGCGCACACCGTGGCCGAGGGCATCGAGACGCAGGAGCAGGCCGACTGGCTGCGCGCGGCCGGCTGCGACTACGCCCAGGGCTACCTGTTCGGGCGCCCCGACCTGGCGGAGAACTGGGACGCCCAGCCCTCCGTCGCCAGGTGA